The Candidatus Binatus sp. genome has a window encoding:
- a CDS encoding radical SAM protein: MIQSTHEDASFKLLDRAIAGHRLSAGEIRRLYDLPANDLAAAAHEVRLRRSNPELATYSIGGNIDYTNICVVACKFCAFYRARHQEGAFTLTLDEIADQMDELRRIGGRDALLEGGINPDLPFQWHLNLLRFLKSRYPEIHIDAFSPEEILGLEKLTGRDAWDILCELKDAGLDGVPGAAAEILVDEVRERTAPTRMKTGDWFRIIDAAMKAGLHNPWVGMVIGFGETLEQRVQHLIALRDQQDRGLERYGCGFSAYKVWPARLEHTRLNGTTPPADNDAVVNEYLRDVAVARLALDNIENHRAVWRTMGFEVASRALRSGANDLCGTGSINAINACITAAGKDLPDPTEALLRDVVKCIEAAGFTAALRDPYYNILKRHGSMKLELPESAVAAGK, encoded by the coding sequence ATGATTCAATCAACTCACGAAGATGCTTCCTTCAAGCTGCTCGATCGCGCCATTGCCGGACATCGGCTCAGCGCCGGCGAGATACGCCGCCTCTACGACTTGCCCGCAAACGATCTCGCGGCGGCGGCTCACGAAGTACGCCTGCGCCGCAGCAACCCGGAGCTGGCGACTTATTCCATCGGCGGGAATATCGATTACACCAACATCTGCGTCGTCGCGTGCAAATTTTGCGCGTTCTATCGTGCCCGGCACCAGGAGGGCGCCTTCACCCTCACGCTCGATGAAATCGCCGACCAGATGGACGAACTCAGGCGCATCGGGGGGCGCGATGCCCTGCTTGAGGGCGGCATCAATCCCGACCTGCCATTTCAGTGGCATTTGAATCTGCTGCGCTTTCTCAAATCGCGCTATCCGGAAATCCACATTGACGCATTCAGCCCCGAAGAGATTCTCGGTCTGGAGAAGCTGACCGGCCGCGATGCGTGGGATATTCTCTGCGAGCTGAAGGATGCCGGACTCGATGGCGTGCCCGGCGCCGCCGCCGAGATCCTGGTTGACGAAGTGCGCGAACGCACCGCGCCGACGCGGATGAAGACCGGAGACTGGTTCCGAATCATCGACGCGGCCATGAAGGCCGGCCTCCACAACCCGTGGGTAGGGATGGTCATCGGATTCGGCGAGACGCTGGAACAACGCGTTCAGCATCTGATCGCGCTGCGCGATCAACAGGATCGCGGATTGGAGCGTTACGGTTGCGGCTTTTCGGCGTACAAGGTATGGCCCGCACGCCTCGAGCATACTCGCCTGAACGGGACCACTCCCCCTGCCGATAATGATGCGGTCGTCAATGAGTACTTGCGCGACGTGGCGGTCGCGCGACTTGCGCTCGACAACATCGAAAATCACCGCGCAGTCTGGCGCACGATGGGCTTCGAGGTCGCCAGCCGGGCACTGCGCTCAGGAGCAAACGATCTCTGCGGCACCGGGTCGATCAACGCGATTAACGCCTGCATCACGGCGGCCGGCAAGGATTTGCCCGACCCGACCGAGGCGCTGCTCCGCGACGTGGTGAAATGCATCGAAGCCGCCGGCTTCACTGCTGCGCTGCGCGATCCTTATTACAATATTCTCAAGCGCCACGGATCGATGAAGTTGGAGCTGCCCGAATCAGCAGTGGCTGCGGGAAAGTAG
- a CDS encoding ROK family protein, translating to MPAKIWIGVDIGGTKTAIVVSQRPPDISERHQFATLPSKGPHRALDLIGKGIGAILKRRGLPISAIRGMGISCGGPLDRLRGIIHSPPNLATWVDVPIKGILERQFGARCNVENDANAGAVAEHRYGAGHGFDNMVFLTMGTGLGAGIIVDGRLYHGTDDLAGEIGHVRLTRGGPVGHNKRGSAEGWASGGGMEQVAMRAVGDARKRGCSTILTAHRRTLTARDVCAAAKRGDAVAMRIVRSTGERLGQVLAIVVDILNPERIVIGGLAMRTGEMILGPAREVMAREALPAAAGSCQVAPAALGERIGDVAALCVAMGL from the coding sequence GTGCCCGCAAAAATCTGGATCGGTGTCGATATCGGTGGCACAAAGACGGCGATCGTCGTCTCGCAGCGGCCGCCGGATATTAGCGAGCGTCACCAGTTCGCTACCCTGCCCTCCAAGGGCCCCCACCGCGCGCTCGACCTGATCGGTAAGGGAATCGGCGCCATTCTGAAGAGGCGCGGGCTTCCGATCTCGGCAATCCGCGGTATGGGCATAAGCTGCGGCGGCCCGCTTGATCGATTGCGCGGAATTATCCATTCGCCGCCCAATCTTGCCACGTGGGTGGATGTTCCGATCAAGGGAATCCTCGAGCGGCAATTCGGCGCTCGATGCAACGTCGAGAATGACGCAAACGCCGGCGCCGTCGCCGAGCATCGCTACGGCGCGGGGCATGGTTTCGACAACATGGTCTTCCTCACGATGGGCACGGGACTTGGCGCGGGAATCATCGTCGATGGGCGACTTTACCACGGCACTGACGATCTCGCCGGCGAGATCGGGCATGTGCGGCTCACTCGCGGCGGCCCTGTCGGACATAACAAGCGCGGTTCAGCCGAGGGATGGGCAAGCGGCGGCGGGATGGAGCAGGTAGCGATGCGAGCCGTCGGAGACGCGCGAAAGCGCGGGTGCAGCACGATTCTGACCGCCCATCGCCGGACGCTCACGGCTCGCGACGTTTGCGCGGCTGCGAAGCGCGGCGATGCGGTCGCGATGCGAATCGTTCGTTCCACGGGCGAGCGGCTCGGCCAGGTTCTGGCGATTGTGGTTGACATCCTCAATCCGGAGCGGATTGTGATCGGCGGGCTGGCGATGCGCACGGGCGAGATGATACTCGGACCCGCTCGCGAGGTGATGGCGCGCGAGGCCTTGCCCGCGGCAGCGGGGTCTTGCCAGGTGGCGCCGGCTGCATTGGGCGAGCGTATCGGTGATGTTGCGGCGCTATGCGTCGCGATGGGACTCTAA
- a CDS encoding DUF1329 domain-containing protein: MIKPNDAPPTLVRLIAIALVALLTQLTAPQSAAAQVRPGDIITAASADKARELVSPGVYLRITRGMSMQIVPTERIEWPPPYREATEKYSSQVRLSNDRRSLVGYVAGLPFPFIDPNDPSAGTKLMWNDTFRPTSTDDYDVRDFSCISEYAGLNRPYVPINYYEFGHLASYNLVGRTEVEPMPTDPDFLTSGRLLLIGFYPFMAPQEDRGRGFVRYRYADPLKGDDTWSWNPGARRVRRLGEAFLGSSAGAITWSLDNFQGFAAKNENYDWRLLGEKPMLAPIAVAHVPEVTCPTDGGASACPERWQMRRIYIIEGRARMDRVPGELFGRHVMYLDAEAQCIMYQDLYNRAGELWKNYLTWMAYRDRAVPDARVAIYPFKRVFQVGASIDDLTAGFATMCYLPAQDTTERESWYINMGAVDKSFFTVKAMTAAAP; this comes from the coding sequence ATGATCAAACCCAATGACGCGCCGCCCACGCTCGTTCGACTGATTGCGATCGCGCTGGTGGCTCTCTTGACCCAGCTCACCGCGCCGCAATCTGCCGCGGCCCAGGTGCGGCCCGGAGACATCATCACCGCCGCCAGCGCGGACAAAGCAAGGGAGCTGGTGTCGCCCGGAGTCTATCTCAGGATAACCCGCGGCATGAGCATGCAGATCGTGCCGACCGAACGCATCGAATGGCCGCCGCCGTATCGCGAGGCCACCGAGAAATATTCCTCGCAGGTCCGGCTTTCCAATGACCGTCGGAGCCTGGTGGGATACGTGGCGGGCTTGCCCTTCCCGTTCATCGATCCGAACGATCCCAGTGCCGGGACCAAGCTGATGTGGAACGACACGTTTCGCCCCACTTCCACCGACGACTATGATGTGCGCGACTTCAGTTGCATCAGCGAGTACGCGGGGTTGAATCGGCCGTACGTTCCAATCAACTACTACGAGTTCGGCCATCTGGCCAGTTACAACCTCGTCGGCCGCACCGAGGTCGAGCCGATGCCCACCGACCCCGATTTCCTGACCAGCGGGCGGCTTTTGCTGATCGGCTTCTATCCATTTATGGCGCCGCAAGAGGACCGTGGCCGCGGCTTCGTCCGCTATCGATATGCCGATCCTCTCAAGGGCGACGACACTTGGAGCTGGAACCCCGGGGCTCGACGAGTCAGGCGGCTTGGCGAGGCGTTCCTGGGATCCTCGGCCGGTGCGATTACATGGTCGCTCGACAATTTTCAGGGCTTCGCCGCCAAGAATGAAAACTACGACTGGCGCCTCCTGGGCGAGAAACCCATGCTGGCTCCCATCGCCGTCGCTCACGTGCCGGAAGTGACCTGCCCGACCGACGGCGGCGCCAGCGCATGTCCCGAGCGTTGGCAAATGCGCCGGATCTACATCATCGAGGGGCGCGCGCGGATGGACCGGGTTCCCGGCGAGCTGTTCGGCCGCCATGTCATGTACCTGGATGCCGAGGCCCAATGCATTATGTACCAGGACCTCTACAATCGCGCCGGCGAACTCTGGAAGAACTATCTGACCTGGATGGCGTACCGCGATCGCGCCGTACCGGACGCGCGCGTCGCGATTTACCCGTTCAAACGCGTCTTCCAGGTCGGCGCGAGCATCGATGATCTGACCGCCGGCTTCGCCACCATGTGTTACCTCCCCGCACAGGACACCACCGAGCGCGAGTCCTGGTACATCAACATGGGTGCGGTGGACAAGAGTTTCTTCACCGTCAAGGCAATGACCGCGGCTGCGCCGTAA
- a CDS encoding nitrate reductase associated protein encodes MFRRFDFEKELYETLEFMPLSVRRKLDLAGVKLHLREWQALSRTERLVVCHFPVASPEERDVLAAFLRDAVKTRAGTELAAMKPGSHDAAPDDGQVPPDVARLIAELKLPEKRWSLLDPDERFALAKMARGGADKFMSAWSEFADQRRQ; translated from the coding sequence ATGTTCAGGCGCTTCGACTTCGAAAAGGAACTGTACGAGACGCTCGAGTTTATGCCGCTGTCGGTACGGCGCAAACTCGACTTGGCTGGTGTGAAGCTCCATTTGAGGGAATGGCAGGCGCTCTCGCGGACCGAGCGCCTGGTGGTCTGCCACTTCCCGGTCGCATCCCCGGAGGAACGCGACGTTCTGGCGGCCTTTCTGCGCGACGCGGTTAAGACCCGCGCGGGAACCGAGCTCGCGGCCATGAAGCCCGGATCGCACGACGCTGCGCCCGACGACGGCCAGGTGCCGCCGGATGTTGCGCGGCTGATCGCCGAGCTTAAGCTGCCGGAGAAGCGCTGGTCGCTGCTCGATCCCGATGAACGCTTCGCGCTGGCAAAGATGGCGCGCGGCGGAGCCGATAAGTTTATGAGCGCGTGGTCCGAGTTCGCGGACCAGCGGCGACAATAG